A window of Xylophilus sp. GW821-FHT01B05 contains these coding sequences:
- a CDS encoding DUF6364 family protein: MTNLTITLDDAIVKKARVRAIHEGTSVSAKVRDFLADYAQGGNRQLAAGQAFIAAARRSKANSEGARWSRDDAYDRPYPAPDATGVSGKGP; this comes from the coding sequence ATGACCAATCTGACCATCACCCTTGACGACGCCATCGTGAAGAAGGCCCGCGTGCGCGCCATCCACGAGGGCACCTCCGTCAGCGCCAAGGTGCGTGACTTCCTGGCCGACTATGCCCAAGGCGGCAACCGGCAGTTGGCTGCGGGGCAGGCCTTTATTGCCGCGGCACGCCGCAGCAAGGCCAACAGCGAAGGCGCCCGCTGGAGCCGAGACGACGCCTACGACCGCCCCTATCCCGCGCCAGATGCCACGGGTGTATCTGGCAAAGGCCCATGA
- the hrpA gene encoding ATP-dependent RNA helicase HrpA, whose amino-acid sequence MAPVTLLIEFPESLPVSARRDEIRAAMEAHQVVIVCGETGSGKTTQLPKIALQMGRGKLGKPPGQGRLIGHTQPRRIAASSVAKRIAEELKTPLGDVVGFKVRFQDRLSKDASVKLMTDGILLAETQTDPLLKAYDTIIIDEAHERSLNIDFLLGYLREILPRRPDLKIVVTSATIDADRFAQHFASKNGPAPIIYVSGRTFPVEQRYRPFEESRDYGLDEAIADAVDELWQDPRQSGDILVFLPGEREIREAADHLRKHLSHQPVMRSAEVLPLFARLSQAEQDRIFDGHTGRRIVLATNVAETSLTVPGIRYVVDAGTARVKRYSFRSKVEQLLVEPISQAAANQRAGRCGRVADGICIRLYDEKDFTGRPRFTDPEILRSSLAGVILRMKSLHLGDVARFPFLEAPSGRAIADGYQLLGELGAVDEANELTEVGRQLSRLPLDPRIGRMILEARDRGALEEVLVIASALSVQDVRDRPMELQTQADQAHAKFDDDKSEFSGYLKLWKWLDDARGGHAPATRREMAVASGAPQKRASAAVLPIAQRMAPPPVILQPAAPATHRISNRQYEQLLRQNFVNVRRVREWRDIHSQLLTVVNEQKWVFNRQPASYEDLHKAMLAGLLGNIGWKPEDEDVYVGARGIKFYRHPGAHLSKKPGRWIVAAELVETSRLYGRGIANIEPTWLEEVGAHLLKKQLLDPHWEKRSAEVVAFERATLYGLVVYSGRRMVYGRVDMAYAREIFIREALVGTEWETKLPFLAANRKLIRQVEELEHKARRQDVLVDDELIYAFYDQQLPADVFNGHGFEQWFRQASREKPDLLLLSRDELMRHEAAGITGNAFPRSLRLGGVDCSATYLHAPGDAKDGLSVAVPLFVLNQVSEDRCDWLVPGMLRDKVQALLKSLPQKPRARLVPLPESATRITEQLSAPEVFGHGALVDALLKVVREITQLDVKRADFKPDMVSPHLFMHLRVVDEHARQLGAGRSLAALKAELGTKARGAFQALAGLRVAESKSEPNMPLAQVPPGQVAIKNAAKAAAPPAAPAEQRYTAWTFGELPELMEIRKGGQTLVGFPALIDAQDAVRIEVFDEPEMAAARHRAGLRRLFSLQIKDALKYLEKNVPDLQKMAVAYMPLGTQEELRAQILDVALDRAFLLDPLPTNAADFKKRMDEGRGRLTLIANEVARLAAGVLAEYATAARKIKDTKIQPDAVADAQQQLQRLVPKNFLAATPWPQLQHMVRYLKAITLRLDKLRADPARDAQRLAELRPQEQRYWRLAAERKGQVDARMQELRWLLEELRVSFFAQELRTPQPVSVKRLDKAWALLNS is encoded by the coding sequence ATGGCGCCCGTGACCCTTCTCATTGAATTCCCCGAATCCCTTCCCGTATCCGCCCGCCGGGACGAAATCCGCGCCGCCATGGAGGCGCATCAGGTGGTGATCGTCTGTGGCGAGACCGGCTCTGGCAAGACCACGCAGTTGCCCAAGATCGCGCTGCAGATGGGGCGGGGCAAGCTGGGCAAGCCGCCGGGGCAGGGGCGGTTGATCGGGCATACGCAGCCGCGGCGGATTGCGGCCAGCTCTGTGGCCAAGCGCATTGCCGAGGAGCTGAAGACGCCGCTGGGCGATGTCGTGGGCTTCAAGGTGCGCTTCCAGGACCGATTGTCCAAGGACGCCTCGGTCAAGCTCATGACAGACGGCATTCTGCTGGCCGAGACCCAGACCGATCCGCTGCTGAAGGCCTACGACACCATCATCATTGACGAGGCACACGAGCGCAGCCTCAACATCGACTTCTTGCTGGGCTACTTGCGCGAGATCCTGCCGCGCCGGCCGGATCTGAAGATCGTGGTCACCTCGGCCACCATCGATGCGGACCGGTTTGCGCAGCACTTCGCCTCCAAGAACGGGCCGGCGCCAATCATCTATGTGTCGGGCCGCACCTTCCCGGTGGAGCAGCGCTACCGCCCCTTCGAGGAGTCGCGCGACTATGGCCTGGACGAGGCCATTGCCGACGCGGTCGACGAGTTGTGGCAGGACCCGCGCCAGTCGGGCGACATCCTGGTCTTTTTGCCCGGCGAGCGCGAGATCCGCGAGGCCGCCGACCACCTGCGCAAGCACTTGTCGCACCAGCCGGTCATGCGCAGCGCCGAGGTGCTGCCGCTGTTTGCGCGGCTGTCGCAGGCCGAGCAAGACCGCATCTTCGACGGCCACACCGGCCGGCGCATTGTGCTGGCCACCAACGTGGCCGAGACCTCGCTTACCGTGCCGGGCATTCGCTATGTGGTGGATGCGGGCACGGCCCGCGTCAAGCGCTACAGCTTTCGAAGCAAGGTAGAGCAACTGCTGGTCGAGCCGATCAGCCAGGCCGCGGCCAACCAGCGCGCCGGCCGTTGCGGGCGCGTGGCCGATGGCATCTGCATCCGGCTTTATGACGAGAAGGATTTCACTGGCCGGCCGCGCTTCACCGATCCGGAGATTTTGCGCAGCTCGCTCGCGGGTGTGATCTTGCGCATGAAGTCGCTGCACCTGGGCGACGTGGCGCGCTTTCCGTTTCTGGAAGCGCCTTCGGGCCGCGCCATCGCCGATGGCTACCAGTTGCTGGGCGAGCTGGGCGCGGTGGACGAGGCCAATGAGCTGACCGAGGTCGGCCGCCAGCTGTCGCGCTTGCCGCTGGACCCGCGCATTGGCCGCATGATTCTGGAGGCGCGCGATCGCGGCGCGTTGGAAGAGGTGCTGGTGATCGCCAGCGCCCTCAGCGTGCAGGACGTGCGCGACCGCCCCATGGAGCTGCAGACCCAGGCCGACCAGGCGCACGCCAAGTTCGACGACGACAAGAGCGAGTTCAGCGGCTACCTCAAGTTGTGGAAATGGCTGGACGACGCGCGCGGCGGCCATGCGCCCGCCACCCGGCGCGAGATGGCCGTGGCCAGCGGCGCACCGCAAAAGCGCGCCAGCGCCGCCGTGCTGCCGATAGCGCAGCGCATGGCGCCGCCGCCCGTCATCCTGCAGCCGGCGGCCCCGGCCACGCACCGCATCAGCAACCGCCAGTACGAGCAACTGCTGCGGCAGAACTTTGTCAACGTGCGCCGGGTGCGTGAATGGCGCGACATCCACAGCCAGTTGCTTACCGTGGTGAACGAGCAGAAGTGGGTCTTCAACCGCCAGCCCGCCAGCTACGAGGATCTGCACAAGGCCATGCTGGCCGGCCTGCTCGGCAACATCGGCTGGAAGCCCGAGGACGAAGACGTGTACGTGGGCGCGCGTGGCATCAAGTTCTACCGCCACCCGGGCGCGCATTTGTCCAAGAAGCCCGGGCGCTGGATCGTCGCGGCCGAGCTGGTCGAGACCTCGCGCCTGTATGGCCGTGGCATTGCCAACATCGAGCCGACCTGGCTGGAAGAGGTGGGGGCGCACCTGCTGAAAAAGCAGTTGCTGGACCCGCATTGGGAAAAGCGCTCGGCCGAGGTCGTCGCCTTCGAGCGTGCCACGCTCTATGGCCTGGTGGTCTACAGCGGCCGGCGCATGGTCTATGGCCGGGTCGACATGGCCTATGCGCGTGAAATCTTCATCCGCGAGGCGCTGGTCGGCACCGAGTGGGAGACCAAGCTGCCCTTCCTCGCTGCCAACCGCAAGCTGATTCGCCAGGTGGAAGAGCTGGAGCACAAGGCGCGCCGCCAGGACGTGCTGGTGGACGACGAGCTGATCTACGCCTTCTACGACCAGCAGTTGCCCGCCGATGTCTTCAACGGCCACGGCTTTGAGCAATGGTTCCGCCAGGCCTCGCGCGAGAAGCCTGATCTGCTGCTGCTCAGCCGCGACGAGCTGATGCGCCACGAGGCCGCCGGCATCACCGGCAATGCCTTCCCGCGCAGCCTGCGCCTGGGCGGCGTTGATTGCAGCGCCACTTACCTGCATGCGCCGGGCGATGCCAAGGATGGCTTGTCGGTAGCCGTGCCGCTGTTTGTGCTCAACCAGGTCAGCGAAGACCGCTGCGACTGGCTGGTGCCCGGCATGCTGCGCGACAAGGTGCAGGCCCTGCTCAAGAGCCTGCCGCAGAAGCCGCGCGCGCGCCTGGTGCCGCTGCCCGAGAGCGCCACGCGCATCACCGAGCAATTGAGCGCACCTGAAGTCTTTGGCCACGGCGCGCTGGTCGATGCGCTGCTGAAGGTGGTGCGCGAGATCACCCAGCTCGACGTCAAGCGCGCTGACTTCAAGCCCGACATGGTCAGCCCGCACCTGTTTATGCACCTGCGCGTGGTGGACGAGCATGCCCGCCAACTGGGCGCCGGCCGCAGCCTGGCCGCGCTCAAGGCCGAGCTGGGCACCAAGGCGCGCGGCGCCTTCCAGGCGCTGGCGGGCTTGCGCGTGGCGGAATCAAAATCTGAGCCGAATATGCCTCTAGCCCAGGTCCCACCTGGGCAAGTAGCTATAAAAAATGCAGCAAAGGCTGCAGCGCCACCCGCCGCGCCGGCCGAGCAGCGCTACACCGCCTGGACTTTCGGCGAGCTGCCCGAGCTGATGGAAATCCGCAAGGGCGGCCAGACCCTGGTCGGTTTCCCGGCGCTGATAGACGCACAAGACGCCGTGCGCATCGAAGTCTTCGACGAGCCCGAGATGGCCGCCGCGCGCCACCGCGCCGGCCTGCGCCGCCTGTTTTCTCTGCAGATCAAGGACGCGCTCAAGTACCTGGAAAAGAACGTGCCCGATCTGCAGAAGATGGCCGTCGCCTACATGCCGCTGGGCACGCAGGAAGAGTTGCGTGCGCAGATCCTCGATGTGGCACTGGACCGCGCCTTCCTGCTCGACCCGCTGCCCACCAACGCCGCAGACTTCAAAAAGCGCATGGACGAAGGCCGAGGCCGCCTGACGCTCATCGCCAATGAAGTTGCGCGCCTGGCCGCCGGCGTGCTGGCCGAATACGCCACCGCCGCCCGCAAGATCAAGGACACCAAGATCCAGCCCGACGCCGTGGCCGACGCCCAGCAACAATTGCAGCGCCTGGTACCCAAGAACTTCCTGGCCGCCACGCCCTGGCCGCAGCTGCAGCACATGGTGCGCTACCTGAAGGCGATCACGCTGCGCCTGGACAAGCTGCGCGCCGACCCGGCGCGCGACGCCCAGCGCCTGGCCGAGCTGCGCCCGCAAGAGCAGCGCTACTGGCGCCTGGCGGCAGAGCGCAAAGGCCAGGTCGATGCGCGCATGCAAGAGCTGCGCTGGCTGCTGGAGGAACTGCGCGTGAGCTTCTTCGCGCAAGAGCTGCGCACGCCGCAGCCGGTCAGCGTCAAGCGGCTGGACAAGGCCTGGGCCTTGCTGAACAGCTGA
- a CDS encoding PIN domain-containing protein, whose translation MSCFFDTNILVYTVDASDPERQEKAIDRFSRSITEGSVVISTQVLQEFYNITTRKLRPPLSEREAQQQVSNLCALEVVGSSSHSILSAMELAREHRLQWWDALILEAALRAHADILYSEDGQHGRRFGSLTVINPFLDAPA comes from the coding sequence ATGAGCTGCTTCTTCGACACCAACATCCTGGTCTACACCGTCGATGCGAGTGACCCCGAGCGGCAAGAGAAAGCCATCGACCGCTTCTCCCGCTCCATCACCGAAGGCAGTGTTGTCATCAGCACCCAGGTGCTGCAAGAGTTCTACAACATCACCACGCGCAAGCTGCGCCCGCCTTTAAGCGAGCGCGAGGCGCAACAGCAGGTCAGCAACCTGTGCGCACTAGAGGTGGTGGGCAGCAGTTCGCACAGCATCCTCTCTGCCATGGAGCTGGCGCGCGAACACCGCCTGCAATGGTGGGACGCCCTGATTCTTGAAGCCGCCCTGCGTGCCCACGCGGATATCCTCTACTCCGAGGACGGACAACATGGCCGCCGCTTTGGCAGCCTTACCGTGATCAACCCTTTTCTTGACGCCCCAGCCTGA